The following proteins are encoded in a genomic region of Magnolia sinica isolate HGM2019 chromosome 1, MsV1, whole genome shotgun sequence:
- the LOC131236619 gene encoding uncharacterized protein LOC131236619 isoform X2 produces the protein MVLKKRNADISVVSGGGIQRKSVEPVDHWAFLEEMEAPMWVDFTSEDQFLYKDIDNAWFRMEHPFHQRPSHHLILSFSLLSKRKMKSPELLQLSPKLPDSVSKSRGKHYRSRKWEDVEHIASTSKQHPIRILDGKDSSDVVHSNLTSTITSKYSNIRPSTSSGNPKSSSNPKENLTSECKSTITTTLKSPSIRTKSSGNLKSYSNPKASLTSECKSTSTITSKSPSIRSKGSFGDLKSTSNSNASTTGDSNQQTSIPESSNHMVGYTSRLLSSMRISLTKNCVTRHASRVEVKEGGLPKQRKSSTTSKSSVGSSFNPGCNIESVNLAVNEEGTPESRKDKNDVRPNNSKVSYVWKTSKCHVPDRGSNSNLKWGERVPAAEPVYKEAKAKVLHSSGPRKPLWSRNAADLPKEKLATKSKQITAPSKFSRVVGVGKENAATNMSRNQKASKQEIHVKDGDRLTDVKIKANGRAQGKKPTNATSRMPFR, from the exons atgGTTTTGAAGAAGCGGAATGCCGATATCTCTGTTGTTAGTGGAGGAGGGATTCAAAGGAAAAGTGTTGAACCCGTCGATCATTGGGCTTTTTTG GAAGAAATGGAAGCCCCCATGTGGGTGGATTTCACTTCAGAAGATCAGTTCCTGTACAAAGACAT TGACAATGCTTGGTTCCGAATGGAGCACCC GTTCCATCAGCGCCCATCTCACCATTTAATCTTATCATTCTCTCTTTTGAGCAAAAGGAAAATGAAGTCCCCTGAATTACTCCAGCTTTCTCCCAAGCTTCCGGACTCAGTCTCAAAATCGAGAGGCAAGCATTATAGGAGCAGGAAATGGGAAGACGTTGAACACATTGCTTCAACAAGTAAACAACATCCAATCAG GATCTTGGATGGAAAGGATTCATCTGATGTTGTACATAGTAATTTGACCAGCACGATCACATCGAAGTACTCTAACATAAGACCCTCTACCAGCTCTGGAAATCCAAAGAGCTCTTCCAATCCAAAagaaaatttgacatctgaatgcAAATCAACCATCACCACAACATTGAAGTCCCCTAGCATAAGAACAAAAAGCTCTGGAAATCTGAAAAGCTATTCCAATCCAAAAGCAAGTTTGACATCTGAATGTAAATCAACCAGCACCATAACATCAAAGTCCCCTAGCATAAGATCCAAAGGCAGTTTTGGAGATCTGAAAAGCACTTCAAATTCGAATGCAAGCACCACAGGCGACAGCAATCAGCAAACATCAATCCCTGAGTCGTCTAATCATATGGTTGGCTACACAAGTCGGTTACTGTCATCCATGAGGATCAGTCTTACAAAGAATTGTGTTACAAGACATGCGTCGAGGGTAGAGGTCAAGGAAGGAGGACTACCAAAACAACGTAAATCTTCTACAACAAGCAAGTCAAGTGTGGGGTCCTCTTTCAACCCCGGCTGCAATATCGAGAGCGTCAATCTTGCAGTGAATGAGGAGGGAACCCCAGAGAGTAGGAAAGATAAAAATGATGTACGACCCAACAACAGCAAAGTTTCATATGTATGGAAGACATCCAAGTGTCATGTTCCAGACAGGGGATCAAATTCGAATTTGAAATGGGGAGAGAGAGTGCCTGCTGCTGAGCCCGTCTACAAAGAGGCAAAAGCAAAG GTTCTCCATTCATCTGGGCCTAGAAAACCTTTGTGGTCACGCAATGCTGCAGATCTGCCAAAGGAAAAACTGGCTACAAAATCTAAGCAGATCACTGCTCCTAGCAAATTCAGTAGAGTGGTGGGAGTTGGCAAAGAAAATGCTGCAACAAATATGAGTCGGAATCAGAAAGCTTCAAAGCAAGAGATACACGTAAAGGACGGTGACAGATTAACTGATGTAAAG ATAAAAGCCAACGGGAGAGCTCAAGGAAAGAAACCAACAAATGCAACGTCGAGAATGCCCTTCCGATAG
- the LOC131236619 gene encoding uncharacterized protein LOC131236619 isoform X1 yields MVLKKRNADISVVSGGGIQRKSVEPVDHWAFLEEMEAPMWVDFTSEDQFLYKDIDNAWFRMEHPFHQRPSHHLILSFSLLSKRKMKSPELLQLSPKLPDSVSKSRGKHYRSRKWEDVEHIASTSKQHPIRILDGKDSSDVVHSNLTSTITSKYSNIRPSTSSGNPKSSSNPKENLTSECKSTITTTLKSPSIRTKSSGNLKSYSNPKASLTSECKSTSTITSKSPSIRSKGSFGDLKSTSNSNASTTGDSNQQTSIPESSNHMVGYTSRLLSSMRISLTKNCVTRHASRVEVKEGGLPKQRKSSTTSKSSVGSSFNPGCNIESVNLAVNEEGTPESRKDKNDVRPNNSKVSYVWKTSKCHVPDRGSNSNLKWGERVPAAEPVYKEAKAKQVLHSSGPRKPLWSRNAADLPKEKLATKSKQITAPSKFSRVVGVGKENAATNMSRNQKASKQEIHVKDGDRLTDVKIKANGRAQGKKPTNATSRMPFR; encoded by the exons atgGTTTTGAAGAAGCGGAATGCCGATATCTCTGTTGTTAGTGGAGGAGGGATTCAAAGGAAAAGTGTTGAACCCGTCGATCATTGGGCTTTTTTG GAAGAAATGGAAGCCCCCATGTGGGTGGATTTCACTTCAGAAGATCAGTTCCTGTACAAAGACAT TGACAATGCTTGGTTCCGAATGGAGCACCC GTTCCATCAGCGCCCATCTCACCATTTAATCTTATCATTCTCTCTTTTGAGCAAAAGGAAAATGAAGTCCCCTGAATTACTCCAGCTTTCTCCCAAGCTTCCGGACTCAGTCTCAAAATCGAGAGGCAAGCATTATAGGAGCAGGAAATGGGAAGACGTTGAACACATTGCTTCAACAAGTAAACAACATCCAATCAG GATCTTGGATGGAAAGGATTCATCTGATGTTGTACATAGTAATTTGACCAGCACGATCACATCGAAGTACTCTAACATAAGACCCTCTACCAGCTCTGGAAATCCAAAGAGCTCTTCCAATCCAAAagaaaatttgacatctgaatgcAAATCAACCATCACCACAACATTGAAGTCCCCTAGCATAAGAACAAAAAGCTCTGGAAATCTGAAAAGCTATTCCAATCCAAAAGCAAGTTTGACATCTGAATGTAAATCAACCAGCACCATAACATCAAAGTCCCCTAGCATAAGATCCAAAGGCAGTTTTGGAGATCTGAAAAGCACTTCAAATTCGAATGCAAGCACCACAGGCGACAGCAATCAGCAAACATCAATCCCTGAGTCGTCTAATCATATGGTTGGCTACACAAGTCGGTTACTGTCATCCATGAGGATCAGTCTTACAAAGAATTGTGTTACAAGACATGCGTCGAGGGTAGAGGTCAAGGAAGGAGGACTACCAAAACAACGTAAATCTTCTACAACAAGCAAGTCAAGTGTGGGGTCCTCTTTCAACCCCGGCTGCAATATCGAGAGCGTCAATCTTGCAGTGAATGAGGAGGGAACCCCAGAGAGTAGGAAAGATAAAAATGATGTACGACCCAACAACAGCAAAGTTTCATATGTATGGAAGACATCCAAGTGTCATGTTCCAGACAGGGGATCAAATTCGAATTTGAAATGGGGAGAGAGAGTGCCTGCTGCTGAGCCCGTCTACAAAGAGGCAAAAGCAAAG CAGGTTCTCCATTCATCTGGGCCTAGAAAACCTTTGTGGTCACGCAATGCTGCAGATCTGCCAAAGGAAAAACTGGCTACAAAATCTAAGCAGATCACTGCTCCTAGCAAATTCAGTAGAGTGGTGGGAGTTGGCAAAGAAAATGCTGCAACAAATATGAGTCGGAATCAGAAAGCTTCAAAGCAAGAGATACACGTAAAGGACGGTGACAGATTAACTGATGTAAAG ATAAAAGCCAACGGGAGAGCTCAAGGAAAGAAACCAACAAATGCAACGTCGAGAATGCCCTTCCGATAG
- the LOC131236619 gene encoding uncharacterized protein LOC131236619 isoform X3, whose protein sequence is MVLKKRNADISVVSGGGIQRKSVEPVDHWAFLEEMEAPMWVDFTSEDQFLYKDMFHQRPSHHLILSFSLLSKRKMKSPELLQLSPKLPDSVSKSRGKHYRSRKWEDVEHIASTSKQHPIRILDGKDSSDVVHSNLTSTITSKYSNIRPSTSSGNPKSSSNPKENLTSECKSTITTTLKSPSIRTKSSGNLKSYSNPKASLTSECKSTSTITSKSPSIRSKGSFGDLKSTSNSNASTTGDSNQQTSIPESSNHMVGYTSRLLSSMRISLTKNCVTRHASRVEVKEGGLPKQRKSSTTSKSSVGSSFNPGCNIESVNLAVNEEGTPESRKDKNDVRPNNSKVSYVWKTSKCHVPDRGSNSNLKWGERVPAAEPVYKEAKAKQVLHSSGPRKPLWSRNAADLPKEKLATKSKQITAPSKFSRVVGVGKENAATNMSRNQKASKQEIHVKDGDRLTDVKIKANGRAQGKKPTNATSRMPFR, encoded by the exons atgGTTTTGAAGAAGCGGAATGCCGATATCTCTGTTGTTAGTGGAGGAGGGATTCAAAGGAAAAGTGTTGAACCCGTCGATCATTGGGCTTTTTTG GAAGAAATGGAAGCCCCCATGTGGGTGGATTTCACTTCAGAAGATCAGTTCCTGTACAAAGACAT GTTCCATCAGCGCCCATCTCACCATTTAATCTTATCATTCTCTCTTTTGAGCAAAAGGAAAATGAAGTCCCCTGAATTACTCCAGCTTTCTCCCAAGCTTCCGGACTCAGTCTCAAAATCGAGAGGCAAGCATTATAGGAGCAGGAAATGGGAAGACGTTGAACACATTGCTTCAACAAGTAAACAACATCCAATCAG GATCTTGGATGGAAAGGATTCATCTGATGTTGTACATAGTAATTTGACCAGCACGATCACATCGAAGTACTCTAACATAAGACCCTCTACCAGCTCTGGAAATCCAAAGAGCTCTTCCAATCCAAAagaaaatttgacatctgaatgcAAATCAACCATCACCACAACATTGAAGTCCCCTAGCATAAGAACAAAAAGCTCTGGAAATCTGAAAAGCTATTCCAATCCAAAAGCAAGTTTGACATCTGAATGTAAATCAACCAGCACCATAACATCAAAGTCCCCTAGCATAAGATCCAAAGGCAGTTTTGGAGATCTGAAAAGCACTTCAAATTCGAATGCAAGCACCACAGGCGACAGCAATCAGCAAACATCAATCCCTGAGTCGTCTAATCATATGGTTGGCTACACAAGTCGGTTACTGTCATCCATGAGGATCAGTCTTACAAAGAATTGTGTTACAAGACATGCGTCGAGGGTAGAGGTCAAGGAAGGAGGACTACCAAAACAACGTAAATCTTCTACAACAAGCAAGTCAAGTGTGGGGTCCTCTTTCAACCCCGGCTGCAATATCGAGAGCGTCAATCTTGCAGTGAATGAGGAGGGAACCCCAGAGAGTAGGAAAGATAAAAATGATGTACGACCCAACAACAGCAAAGTTTCATATGTATGGAAGACATCCAAGTGTCATGTTCCAGACAGGGGATCAAATTCGAATTTGAAATGGGGAGAGAGAGTGCCTGCTGCTGAGCCCGTCTACAAAGAGGCAAAAGCAAAG CAGGTTCTCCATTCATCTGGGCCTAGAAAACCTTTGTGGTCACGCAATGCTGCAGATCTGCCAAAGGAAAAACTGGCTACAAAATCTAAGCAGATCACTGCTCCTAGCAAATTCAGTAGAGTGGTGGGAGTTGGCAAAGAAAATGCTGCAACAAATATGAGTCGGAATCAGAAAGCTTCAAAGCAAGAGATACACGTAAAGGACGGTGACAGATTAACTGATGTAAAG ATAAAAGCCAACGGGAGAGCTCAAGGAAAGAAACCAACAAATGCAACGTCGAGAATGCCCTTCCGATAG
- the LOC131236619 gene encoding uncharacterized protein LOC131236619 isoform X5 — protein sequence MVLKKRNADISVVSGGGIQRKSVEPVDHWAFLEEMEAPMWVDFTSEDQFLYKDIDNAWFRMEHPFHQRPSHHLILSFSLLSKRKMKSPELLQLSPKLPDSVSKSRGKHYRSRKWEDVEHIASTSKQHPISSGNPKSSSNPKENLTSECKSTITTTLKSPSIRTKSSGNLKSYSNPKASLTSECKSTSTITSKSPSIRSKGSFGDLKSTSNSNASTTGDSNQQTSIPESSNHMVGYTSRLLSSMRISLTKNCVTRHASRVEVKEGGLPKQRKSSTTSKSSVGSSFNPGCNIESVNLAVNEEGTPESRKDKNDVRPNNSKVSYVWKTSKCHVPDRGSNSNLKWGERVPAAEPVYKEAKAKQVLHSSGPRKPLWSRNAADLPKEKLATKSKQITAPSKFSRVVGVGKENAATNMSRNQKASKQEIHVKDGDRLTDVKIKANGRAQGKKPTNATSRMPFR from the exons atgGTTTTGAAGAAGCGGAATGCCGATATCTCTGTTGTTAGTGGAGGAGGGATTCAAAGGAAAAGTGTTGAACCCGTCGATCATTGGGCTTTTTTG GAAGAAATGGAAGCCCCCATGTGGGTGGATTTCACTTCAGAAGATCAGTTCCTGTACAAAGACAT TGACAATGCTTGGTTCCGAATGGAGCACCC GTTCCATCAGCGCCCATCTCACCATTTAATCTTATCATTCTCTCTTTTGAGCAAAAGGAAAATGAAGTCCCCTGAATTACTCCAGCTTTCTCCCAAGCTTCCGGACTCAGTCTCAAAATCGAGAGGCAAGCATTATAGGAGCAGGAAATGGGAAGACGTTGAACACATTGCTTCAACAAGTAAACAACATCCAATCAG CTCTGGAAATCCAAAGAGCTCTTCCAATCCAAAagaaaatttgacatctgaatgcAAATCAACCATCACCACAACATTGAAGTCCCCTAGCATAAGAACAAAAAGCTCTGGAAATCTGAAAAGCTATTCCAATCCAAAAGCAAGTTTGACATCTGAATGTAAATCAACCAGCACCATAACATCAAAGTCCCCTAGCATAAGATCCAAAGGCAGTTTTGGAGATCTGAAAAGCACTTCAAATTCGAATGCAAGCACCACAGGCGACAGCAATCAGCAAACATCAATCCCTGAGTCGTCTAATCATATGGTTGGCTACACAAGTCGGTTACTGTCATCCATGAGGATCAGTCTTACAAAGAATTGTGTTACAAGACATGCGTCGAGGGTAGAGGTCAAGGAAGGAGGACTACCAAAACAACGTAAATCTTCTACAACAAGCAAGTCAAGTGTGGGGTCCTCTTTCAACCCCGGCTGCAATATCGAGAGCGTCAATCTTGCAGTGAATGAGGAGGGAACCCCAGAGAGTAGGAAAGATAAAAATGATGTACGACCCAACAACAGCAAAGTTTCATATGTATGGAAGACATCCAAGTGTCATGTTCCAGACAGGGGATCAAATTCGAATTTGAAATGGGGAGAGAGAGTGCCTGCTGCTGAGCCCGTCTACAAAGAGGCAAAAGCAAAG CAGGTTCTCCATTCATCTGGGCCTAGAAAACCTTTGTGGTCACGCAATGCTGCAGATCTGCCAAAGGAAAAACTGGCTACAAAATCTAAGCAGATCACTGCTCCTAGCAAATTCAGTAGAGTGGTGGGAGTTGGCAAAGAAAATGCTGCAACAAATATGAGTCGGAATCAGAAAGCTTCAAAGCAAGAGATACACGTAAAGGACGGTGACAGATTAACTGATGTAAAG ATAAAAGCCAACGGGAGAGCTCAAGGAAAGAAACCAACAAATGCAACGTCGAGAATGCCCTTCCGATAG
- the LOC131236619 gene encoding uncharacterized protein LOC131236619 isoform X6 gives MPISLLLVEEGFKGKVLNPSIIGLFWFHQRPSHHLILSFSLLSKRKMKSPELLQLSPKLPDSVSKSRGKHYRSRKWEDVEHIASTSKQHPIRILDGKDSSDVVHSNLTSTITSKYSNIRPSTSSGNPKSSSNPKENLTSECKSTITTTLKSPSIRTKSSGNLKSYSNPKASLTSECKSTSTITSKSPSIRSKGSFGDLKSTSNSNASTTGDSNQQTSIPESSNHMVGYTSRLLSSMRISLTKNCVTRHASRVEVKEGGLPKQRKSSTTSKSSVGSSFNPGCNIESVNLAVNEEGTPESRKDKNDVRPNNSKVSYVWKTSKCHVPDRGSNSNLKWGERVPAAEPVYKEAKAKQVLHSSGPRKPLWSRNAADLPKEKLATKSKQITAPSKFSRVVGVGKENAATNMSRNQKASKQEIHVKDGDRLTDVKIKANGRAQGKKPTNATSRMPFR, from the exons ATGCCGATATCTCTGTTGTTAGTGGAGGAGGGATTCAAAGGAAAAGTGTTGAACCCGTCGATCATTGGGCTTTTTTG GTTCCATCAGCGCCCATCTCACCATTTAATCTTATCATTCTCTCTTTTGAGCAAAAGGAAAATGAAGTCCCCTGAATTACTCCAGCTTTCTCCCAAGCTTCCGGACTCAGTCTCAAAATCGAGAGGCAAGCATTATAGGAGCAGGAAATGGGAAGACGTTGAACACATTGCTTCAACAAGTAAACAACATCCAATCAG GATCTTGGATGGAAAGGATTCATCTGATGTTGTACATAGTAATTTGACCAGCACGATCACATCGAAGTACTCTAACATAAGACCCTCTACCAGCTCTGGAAATCCAAAGAGCTCTTCCAATCCAAAagaaaatttgacatctgaatgcAAATCAACCATCACCACAACATTGAAGTCCCCTAGCATAAGAACAAAAAGCTCTGGAAATCTGAAAAGCTATTCCAATCCAAAAGCAAGTTTGACATCTGAATGTAAATCAACCAGCACCATAACATCAAAGTCCCCTAGCATAAGATCCAAAGGCAGTTTTGGAGATCTGAAAAGCACTTCAAATTCGAATGCAAGCACCACAGGCGACAGCAATCAGCAAACATCAATCCCTGAGTCGTCTAATCATATGGTTGGCTACACAAGTCGGTTACTGTCATCCATGAGGATCAGTCTTACAAAGAATTGTGTTACAAGACATGCGTCGAGGGTAGAGGTCAAGGAAGGAGGACTACCAAAACAACGTAAATCTTCTACAACAAGCAAGTCAAGTGTGGGGTCCTCTTTCAACCCCGGCTGCAATATCGAGAGCGTCAATCTTGCAGTGAATGAGGAGGGAACCCCAGAGAGTAGGAAAGATAAAAATGATGTACGACCCAACAACAGCAAAGTTTCATATGTATGGAAGACATCCAAGTGTCATGTTCCAGACAGGGGATCAAATTCGAATTTGAAATGGGGAGAGAGAGTGCCTGCTGCTGAGCCCGTCTACAAAGAGGCAAAAGCAAAG CAGGTTCTCCATTCATCTGGGCCTAGAAAACCTTTGTGGTCACGCAATGCTGCAGATCTGCCAAAGGAAAAACTGGCTACAAAATCTAAGCAGATCACTGCTCCTAGCAAATTCAGTAGAGTGGTGGGAGTTGGCAAAGAAAATGCTGCAACAAATATGAGTCGGAATCAGAAAGCTTCAAAGCAAGAGATACACGTAAAGGACGGTGACAGATTAACTGATGTAAAG ATAAAAGCCAACGGGAGAGCTCAAGGAAAGAAACCAACAAATGCAACGTCGAGAATGCCCTTCCGATAG
- the LOC131236619 gene encoding uncharacterized protein LOC131236619 isoform X4, which translates to MVLKKRNADISVVSGGGIQRKSVEPVDHWAFLEEMEAPMWVDFTSEDQFLYKDIDNAWFRMEHPFHQRPSHHLILSFSLLSKRKMKSPELLQLSPKLPDSVSKSRGKHYRSRKWEDVEHIASTSKQHPISTITSKYSNIRPSTSSGNPKSSSNPKENLTSECKSTITTTLKSPSIRTKSSGNLKSYSNPKASLTSECKSTSTITSKSPSIRSKGSFGDLKSTSNSNASTTGDSNQQTSIPESSNHMVGYTSRLLSSMRISLTKNCVTRHASRVEVKEGGLPKQRKSSTTSKSSVGSSFNPGCNIESVNLAVNEEGTPESRKDKNDVRPNNSKVSYVWKTSKCHVPDRGSNSNLKWGERVPAAEPVYKEAKAKQVLHSSGPRKPLWSRNAADLPKEKLATKSKQITAPSKFSRVVGVGKENAATNMSRNQKASKQEIHVKDGDRLTDVKIKANGRAQGKKPTNATSRMPFR; encoded by the exons atgGTTTTGAAGAAGCGGAATGCCGATATCTCTGTTGTTAGTGGAGGAGGGATTCAAAGGAAAAGTGTTGAACCCGTCGATCATTGGGCTTTTTTG GAAGAAATGGAAGCCCCCATGTGGGTGGATTTCACTTCAGAAGATCAGTTCCTGTACAAAGACAT TGACAATGCTTGGTTCCGAATGGAGCACCC GTTCCATCAGCGCCCATCTCACCATTTAATCTTATCATTCTCTCTTTTGAGCAAAAGGAAAATGAAGTCCCCTGAATTACTCCAGCTTTCTCCCAAGCTTCCGGACTCAGTCTCAAAATCGAGAGGCAAGCATTATAGGAGCAGGAAATGGGAAGACGTTGAACACATTGCTTCAACAAGTAAACAACATCCAATCAG CACGATCACATCGAAGTACTCTAACATAAGACCCTCTACCAGCTCTGGAAATCCAAAGAGCTCTTCCAATCCAAAagaaaatttgacatctgaatgcAAATCAACCATCACCACAACATTGAAGTCCCCTAGCATAAGAACAAAAAGCTCTGGAAATCTGAAAAGCTATTCCAATCCAAAAGCAAGTTTGACATCTGAATGTAAATCAACCAGCACCATAACATCAAAGTCCCCTAGCATAAGATCCAAAGGCAGTTTTGGAGATCTGAAAAGCACTTCAAATTCGAATGCAAGCACCACAGGCGACAGCAATCAGCAAACATCAATCCCTGAGTCGTCTAATCATATGGTTGGCTACACAAGTCGGTTACTGTCATCCATGAGGATCAGTCTTACAAAGAATTGTGTTACAAGACATGCGTCGAGGGTAGAGGTCAAGGAAGGAGGACTACCAAAACAACGTAAATCTTCTACAACAAGCAAGTCAAGTGTGGGGTCCTCTTTCAACCCCGGCTGCAATATCGAGAGCGTCAATCTTGCAGTGAATGAGGAGGGAACCCCAGAGAGTAGGAAAGATAAAAATGATGTACGACCCAACAACAGCAAAGTTTCATATGTATGGAAGACATCCAAGTGTCATGTTCCAGACAGGGGATCAAATTCGAATTTGAAATGGGGAGAGAGAGTGCCTGCTGCTGAGCCCGTCTACAAAGAGGCAAAAGCAAAG CAGGTTCTCCATTCATCTGGGCCTAGAAAACCTTTGTGGTCACGCAATGCTGCAGATCTGCCAAAGGAAAAACTGGCTACAAAATCTAAGCAGATCACTGCTCCTAGCAAATTCAGTAGAGTGGTGGGAGTTGGCAAAGAAAATGCTGCAACAAATATGAGTCGGAATCAGAAAGCTTCAAAGCAAGAGATACACGTAAAGGACGGTGACAGATTAACTGATGTAAAG ATAAAAGCCAACGGGAGAGCTCAAGGAAAGAAACCAACAAATGCAACGTCGAGAATGCCCTTCCGATAG